From Corvus cornix cornix isolate S_Up_H32 chromosome 1A, ASM73873v5, whole genome shotgun sequence, a single genomic window includes:
- the FGD4 gene encoding FYVE, RhoGEF and PH domain-containing protein 4 isoform X2 — protein sequence MSSEPGSSICPKPLILSRACTASATGRLVEQNVRNEAAQGINGSVPLKQSPRSAASPKPQVPPKPIHLQKATYQTPRHKALKTQKPRMEEETPAAVSSVTKEKSSKVSDLINRFEGGSSLNPSDLKKDSSVLHITKSQGRYGSAPSPQPKLPSQHSLQKQETSDTDKTQVAQLHTANGVVAQDQPEDEDRRLPDRGSAVSTPVPDDAIDSSLINGEGESTRRESLQSVTACEEQMLNSCHRTLSSDTLLPAENETLDINTNVKEERAEESSKQDQPVETKETDEQKRHKIANELLQTEKAYVSRLDLLDGVFYSRLLEEANRGSFPPEVINKIFSNISSINAFHSKFLLPELEKRMQEWTTTPRIGDILQKLAPFLKMYGEYVKNFDNAMELVKTWTERSPQFKFIIQDIQKEKVCGNLTLQHHMLEPVQRIPRYEMLLKDYLRKLPQDSLDWKDAEKSLEIISTAASHSNSAIRKMENLKKLLEIYEMLGEEEDIVNPSNELIKEGQILKLAARNTSAQERYLFLFNNMLLYCVPKFSLVGSKFSVRTRVGIDGMKIIETHNEEYPHTFQVSGKERTLELQASSEQDKEEWIKALQSTIEAFQQRNETFRNAIAKEYEDMPVEVSNAELGKRAPRWIRDNEVTMCMKCKEPFNALTRRRHHCRACGHVVCWKCSDYKAHLEYDGNKLNKVCKDCYHVIIGCTDSEEKKRKGILEIESAEVSGNSVICSFLQYMEKSKPWQKAWCVIPKQEALVLYMYGAPQDVKALATIPLLGYTVDDTPKSADLPHSFKLTQSKSVHSFAADNEELKQKWLKVIHLAVKGETPECQNELQVNLEEQPESSKKSEC from the exons gcagcagcatctgtcCAAAGCCCTTAATACTGTCTAGAGCTTGTACAGCGAGTGCCACCGGCAGGCTTGTGGAGCAGAATGTACGCAATGAAGCGGCTCAGGGAATAAATGGAAGTGTGCCACTCAAACAGTCCCCACGTTCAGCTGCAAGTCCAAAGCCACAAG TGCCTCCAAAGCCAATTCATCTGCAGAAGGCAACATACCAAACCCCTAGGcataaagctttaaaaactcAGAAACCAAGAATGGAGGAAGAGACACCCGCTGCTGTTTCTAGTGTCACAAAGGAAAAGTCTAGCAAAGTGTCAGATCTCATCAACCGGTTTGAGGGAGGCAG CTCACTGAATCCTAGCGATCTGAAGAAAGATTCCTCCGTTCTCCACATTACTAAATCTCAAGGAAGATATGGGTCCGCACCATCACCTCAGCCAAAACTCCCCTCCCAGCACTCACTACAGAAACAGGAAACCAGTGACACTGACAAAACTCAGGTtgcacagctgcacacagccaATGGAGTGGTAGCACAAGACCAGCCAGAAGATGAGGACCGGAGATTGCCGGACCGCGGCTCTGCCGTGTCCACCCCAGTCCCAGACGATGCCATCGACAGCAGCTTGATaaatggggaaggagaaagcacTCGCAGAGAGTCACTACAGAGTGTGACTGCCTGTGAGGAGCAGATGCTCAACAGCTGCCACAGGACTCTGAGCAGCGACACGCTGCTCCcagctgaaaatgaaactcTAGACATTAATACTAATGTGAAGGAAGAACGAGCTGAGGAAAGCAGTAAGCAAGATCAACCTGTAGAAACAAAG GAGACAGATGAGCAGAAACGTCACAAAATTGCCAACGAgcttctgcaaacagaaaaagccTATGTTAGCCGACTTGACCTCCTAGATGGG GTATTCTACTCCAGACTCCTTGAGGAAGCCAACAGAGGTTCATTTCCACCTGAAGTGATTAATAAGATCTTTTCTAACATTTCTTCAATAAATGCCTTCCACAGTAAATTCTTACTTCCGGAACTTGAAAAAAGAATGCAAGAATG GACTACCACCCCTAGGATTGGAGATATTCTGCAAAAGTTGGCTCCTTTCCTTAAGATGTACGGAGAATACGTGAAGAATTTTGACAATGCCATGGAATTGGTGAAAACGTGGACTGAACGGTCACCTCAGTTCAAATTCATTATTCAAGACATTCAG aaggaaaaagtgtGTGGAAATTTGACATTGCAACATCACATGCTAGAACCAGTCCAGCGCATTCCACGCTACGAGATGCTTCTAAAGGACTACCTAAGGAAATTGCCTCAGGATTCCCTAGACTGGAAAGATGCTGAAA AATCCCTGGAAATTATATCCACTGCAGCAAGTCACTCGAACAGTGCAATAAGAAAGATG GAGAATCTAAAGAAGTTGTTAGAGATATATGAGAtgctgggagaagaggaggacATCGTGAACCCTTCAAATGAGCTGATAAAAGAAGGACAGATCCTTAAACTTGCTGCTCGCAACACGTCTGCTCAAGAGCGGTATCTTTTCCTG tttaaCAATATGTTGCTCTACTGCGTCCCCAAATTCAGCCTGGTAGGATCAAAGTTCTCTGTTCGAACCAGAGTTGGCATAGATGGCATGAAGATTATAGAAACTCATAATGAAGAATATCCACACACTTTCCAAGTGTCTGGAAAGGAGAGGACACTGGAGTTGCAGGCCAG ttCTGAACAGGATAAAGAAGAATGGATAAAG GCACTTCAGAGTACTATTGAAGCTTTTCAGCAGAGGAATGAAACCTTCAGAAATGCTATTGCTAAAGAATATGAAGACATGCCTGTTGAAGTCTCT AACGCTGAGCTTGGGAAGAGAGCGCCGAGGTGGATCCGGGACAACGAAGTAACCATGTGCATGAAATGCAAGGAACCCTTCAATGCACTGACGAGGAGGAGGCACCACTGCCGAGCATGTGGACAT gtgGTTTGCTGGAAATGTTCTGATTACAAAGCACATCTGGAATATGATGGCAATAAATTGAACAAAGTCTGTAAGGACTGCTATCATGTTATAATTGGTTGTACAGAcagtgaagaaaagaagaggaagggcATCTTGGAG ATTGAATCTGCAGAAGTCTCTGGAAATAGTGTCATATGTAGCTTTCTTCAGTACATGGAGAAGTCCAAGCCCTGGCAGAAAGCATGGTGTGTCATACCCAAACAGGAGGCCCTTGTGCTCTACATGTACGGTGCTCCACAG GATGTTAAAGCTCTGGCTACAATTCCTCTTCTGGGCTATACAGTGGATGACACTCCAAAAAGTGCTGACCTCCCCCACAGCTTCAAACTGACCCAGTCCAAGTCTGtgcacagctttgctgcagaCAATGAGGAACTGAAACAGAAGTGGCTAAAAGTTATTCATTTAGCTGTCAAAGGTGAGACACCAGAATGTCAAAATGAACTGCAAGTGAATTTAGAAGAGCAGCCTGAATCTTCTAAAAAATCTGAATGCTGA
- the FGD4 gene encoding FYVE, RhoGEF and PH domain-containing protein 4 isoform X3, which translates to MEEETPAAVSSVTKEKSSKVSDLINRFEGGSSLNPSDLKKDSSVLHITKSQGRYGSAPSPQPKLPSQHSLQKQETSDTDKTQVAQLHTANGVVAQDQPEDEDRRLPDRGSAVSTPVPDDAIDSSLINGEGESTRRESLQSVTACEEQMLNSCHRTLSSDTLLPAENETLDINTNVKEERAEESSKQDQPVETKETDEQKRHKIANELLQTEKAYVSRLDLLDGVFYSRLLEEANRGSFPPEVINKIFSNISSINAFHSKFLLPELEKRMQEWTTTPRIGDILQKLAPFLKMYGEYVKNFDNAMELVKTWTERSPQFKFIIQDIQKEKVCGNLTLQHHMLEPVQRIPRYEMLLKDYLRKLPQDSLDWKDAEKSLEIISTAASHSNSAIRKMENLKKLLEIYEMLGEEEDIVNPSNELIKEGQILKLAARNTSAQERYLFLFNNMLLYCVPKFSLVGSKFSVRTRVGIDGMKIIETHNEEYPHTFQVSGKERTLELQASSEQDKEEWIKALQSTIEAFQQRNETFRNAIAKEYEDMPVEVSNAELGKRAPRWIRDNEVTMCMKCKEPFNALTRRRHHCRACGHVVCWKCSDYKAHLEYDGNKLNKVCKDCYHVIIGCTDSEEKKRKGILEIESAEVSGNSVICSFLQYMEKSKPWQKAWCVIPKQEALVLYMYGAPQDVKALATIPLLGYTVDDTPKSADLPHSFKLTQSKSVHSFAADNEELKQKWLKVIHLAVKGETPECQNELQVNLEEQPESSKKSEC; encoded by the exons ATGGAGGAAGAGACACCCGCTGCTGTTTCTAGTGTCACAAAGGAAAAGTCTAGCAAAGTGTCAGATCTCATCAACCGGTTTGAGGGAGGCAG CTCACTGAATCCTAGCGATCTGAAGAAAGATTCCTCCGTTCTCCACATTACTAAATCTCAAGGAAGATATGGGTCCGCACCATCACCTCAGCCAAAACTCCCCTCCCAGCACTCACTACAGAAACAGGAAACCAGTGACACTGACAAAACTCAGGTtgcacagctgcacacagccaATGGAGTGGTAGCACAAGACCAGCCAGAAGATGAGGACCGGAGATTGCCGGACCGCGGCTCTGCCGTGTCCACCCCAGTCCCAGACGATGCCATCGACAGCAGCTTGATaaatggggaaggagaaagcacTCGCAGAGAGTCACTACAGAGTGTGACTGCCTGTGAGGAGCAGATGCTCAACAGCTGCCACAGGACTCTGAGCAGCGACACGCTGCTCCcagctgaaaatgaaactcTAGACATTAATACTAATGTGAAGGAAGAACGAGCTGAGGAAAGCAGTAAGCAAGATCAACCTGTAGAAACAAAG GAGACAGATGAGCAGAAACGTCACAAAATTGCCAACGAgcttctgcaaacagaaaaagccTATGTTAGCCGACTTGACCTCCTAGATGGG GTATTCTACTCCAGACTCCTTGAGGAAGCCAACAGAGGTTCATTTCCACCTGAAGTGATTAATAAGATCTTTTCTAACATTTCTTCAATAAATGCCTTCCACAGTAAATTCTTACTTCCGGAACTTGAAAAAAGAATGCAAGAATG GACTACCACCCCTAGGATTGGAGATATTCTGCAAAAGTTGGCTCCTTTCCTTAAGATGTACGGAGAATACGTGAAGAATTTTGACAATGCCATGGAATTGGTGAAAACGTGGACTGAACGGTCACCTCAGTTCAAATTCATTATTCAAGACATTCAG aaggaaaaagtgtGTGGAAATTTGACATTGCAACATCACATGCTAGAACCAGTCCAGCGCATTCCACGCTACGAGATGCTTCTAAAGGACTACCTAAGGAAATTGCCTCAGGATTCCCTAGACTGGAAAGATGCTGAAA AATCCCTGGAAATTATATCCACTGCAGCAAGTCACTCGAACAGTGCAATAAGAAAGATG GAGAATCTAAAGAAGTTGTTAGAGATATATGAGAtgctgggagaagaggaggacATCGTGAACCCTTCAAATGAGCTGATAAAAGAAGGACAGATCCTTAAACTTGCTGCTCGCAACACGTCTGCTCAAGAGCGGTATCTTTTCCTG tttaaCAATATGTTGCTCTACTGCGTCCCCAAATTCAGCCTGGTAGGATCAAAGTTCTCTGTTCGAACCAGAGTTGGCATAGATGGCATGAAGATTATAGAAACTCATAATGAAGAATATCCACACACTTTCCAAGTGTCTGGAAAGGAGAGGACACTGGAGTTGCAGGCCAG ttCTGAACAGGATAAAGAAGAATGGATAAAG GCACTTCAGAGTACTATTGAAGCTTTTCAGCAGAGGAATGAAACCTTCAGAAATGCTATTGCTAAAGAATATGAAGACATGCCTGTTGAAGTCTCT AACGCTGAGCTTGGGAAGAGAGCGCCGAGGTGGATCCGGGACAACGAAGTAACCATGTGCATGAAATGCAAGGAACCCTTCAATGCACTGACGAGGAGGAGGCACCACTGCCGAGCATGTGGACAT gtgGTTTGCTGGAAATGTTCTGATTACAAAGCACATCTGGAATATGATGGCAATAAATTGAACAAAGTCTGTAAGGACTGCTATCATGTTATAATTGGTTGTACAGAcagtgaagaaaagaagaggaagggcATCTTGGAG ATTGAATCTGCAGAAGTCTCTGGAAATAGTGTCATATGTAGCTTTCTTCAGTACATGGAGAAGTCCAAGCCCTGGCAGAAAGCATGGTGTGTCATACCCAAACAGGAGGCCCTTGTGCTCTACATGTACGGTGCTCCACAG GATGTTAAAGCTCTGGCTACAATTCCTCTTCTGGGCTATACAGTGGATGACACTCCAAAAAGTGCTGACCTCCCCCACAGCTTCAAACTGACCCAGTCCAAGTCTGtgcacagctttgctgcagaCAATGAGGAACTGAAACAGAAGTGGCTAAAAGTTATTCATTTAGCTGTCAAAGGTGAGACACCAGAATGTCAAAATGAACTGCAAGTGAATTTAGAAGAGCAGCCTGAATCTTCTAAAAAATCTGAATGCTGA
- the FGD4 gene encoding FYVE, RhoGEF and PH domain-containing protein 4 isoform X1, with the protein MSGAEGTHFRRVAIRRKSGAAPDAGGAAPTGPAGAPAGSSICPKPLILSRACTASATGRLVEQNVRNEAAQGINGSVPLKQSPRSAASPKPQVPPKPIHLQKATYQTPRHKALKTQKPRMEEETPAAVSSVTKEKSSKVSDLINRFEGGSSLNPSDLKKDSSVLHITKSQGRYGSAPSPQPKLPSQHSLQKQETSDTDKTQVAQLHTANGVVAQDQPEDEDRRLPDRGSAVSTPVPDDAIDSSLINGEGESTRRESLQSVTACEEQMLNSCHRTLSSDTLLPAENETLDINTNVKEERAEESSKQDQPVETKETDEQKRHKIANELLQTEKAYVSRLDLLDGVFYSRLLEEANRGSFPPEVINKIFSNISSINAFHSKFLLPELEKRMQEWTTTPRIGDILQKLAPFLKMYGEYVKNFDNAMELVKTWTERSPQFKFIIQDIQKEKVCGNLTLQHHMLEPVQRIPRYEMLLKDYLRKLPQDSLDWKDAEKSLEIISTAASHSNSAIRKMENLKKLLEIYEMLGEEEDIVNPSNELIKEGQILKLAARNTSAQERYLFLFNNMLLYCVPKFSLVGSKFSVRTRVGIDGMKIIETHNEEYPHTFQVSGKERTLELQASSEQDKEEWIKALQSTIEAFQQRNETFRNAIAKEYEDMPVEVSNAELGKRAPRWIRDNEVTMCMKCKEPFNALTRRRHHCRACGHVVCWKCSDYKAHLEYDGNKLNKVCKDCYHVIIGCTDSEEKKRKGILEIESAEVSGNSVICSFLQYMEKSKPWQKAWCVIPKQEALVLYMYGAPQDVKALATIPLLGYTVDDTPKSADLPHSFKLTQSKSVHSFAADNEELKQKWLKVIHLAVKGETPECQNELQVNLEEQPESSKKSEC; encoded by the exons gcagcagcatctgtcCAAAGCCCTTAATACTGTCTAGAGCTTGTACAGCGAGTGCCACCGGCAGGCTTGTGGAGCAGAATGTACGCAATGAAGCGGCTCAGGGAATAAATGGAAGTGTGCCACTCAAACAGTCCCCACGTTCAGCTGCAAGTCCAAAGCCACAAG TGCCTCCAAAGCCAATTCATCTGCAGAAGGCAACATACCAAACCCCTAGGcataaagctttaaaaactcAGAAACCAAGAATGGAGGAAGAGACACCCGCTGCTGTTTCTAGTGTCACAAAGGAAAAGTCTAGCAAAGTGTCAGATCTCATCAACCGGTTTGAGGGAGGCAG CTCACTGAATCCTAGCGATCTGAAGAAAGATTCCTCCGTTCTCCACATTACTAAATCTCAAGGAAGATATGGGTCCGCACCATCACCTCAGCCAAAACTCCCCTCCCAGCACTCACTACAGAAACAGGAAACCAGTGACACTGACAAAACTCAGGTtgcacagctgcacacagccaATGGAGTGGTAGCACAAGACCAGCCAGAAGATGAGGACCGGAGATTGCCGGACCGCGGCTCTGCCGTGTCCACCCCAGTCCCAGACGATGCCATCGACAGCAGCTTGATaaatggggaaggagaaagcacTCGCAGAGAGTCACTACAGAGTGTGACTGCCTGTGAGGAGCAGATGCTCAACAGCTGCCACAGGACTCTGAGCAGCGACACGCTGCTCCcagctgaaaatgaaactcTAGACATTAATACTAATGTGAAGGAAGAACGAGCTGAGGAAAGCAGTAAGCAAGATCAACCTGTAGAAACAAAG GAGACAGATGAGCAGAAACGTCACAAAATTGCCAACGAgcttctgcaaacagaaaaagccTATGTTAGCCGACTTGACCTCCTAGATGGG GTATTCTACTCCAGACTCCTTGAGGAAGCCAACAGAGGTTCATTTCCACCTGAAGTGATTAATAAGATCTTTTCTAACATTTCTTCAATAAATGCCTTCCACAGTAAATTCTTACTTCCGGAACTTGAAAAAAGAATGCAAGAATG GACTACCACCCCTAGGATTGGAGATATTCTGCAAAAGTTGGCTCCTTTCCTTAAGATGTACGGAGAATACGTGAAGAATTTTGACAATGCCATGGAATTGGTGAAAACGTGGACTGAACGGTCACCTCAGTTCAAATTCATTATTCAAGACATTCAG aaggaaaaagtgtGTGGAAATTTGACATTGCAACATCACATGCTAGAACCAGTCCAGCGCATTCCACGCTACGAGATGCTTCTAAAGGACTACCTAAGGAAATTGCCTCAGGATTCCCTAGACTGGAAAGATGCTGAAA AATCCCTGGAAATTATATCCACTGCAGCAAGTCACTCGAACAGTGCAATAAGAAAGATG GAGAATCTAAAGAAGTTGTTAGAGATATATGAGAtgctgggagaagaggaggacATCGTGAACCCTTCAAATGAGCTGATAAAAGAAGGACAGATCCTTAAACTTGCTGCTCGCAACACGTCTGCTCAAGAGCGGTATCTTTTCCTG tttaaCAATATGTTGCTCTACTGCGTCCCCAAATTCAGCCTGGTAGGATCAAAGTTCTCTGTTCGAACCAGAGTTGGCATAGATGGCATGAAGATTATAGAAACTCATAATGAAGAATATCCACACACTTTCCAAGTGTCTGGAAAGGAGAGGACACTGGAGTTGCAGGCCAG ttCTGAACAGGATAAAGAAGAATGGATAAAG GCACTTCAGAGTACTATTGAAGCTTTTCAGCAGAGGAATGAAACCTTCAGAAATGCTATTGCTAAAGAATATGAAGACATGCCTGTTGAAGTCTCT AACGCTGAGCTTGGGAAGAGAGCGCCGAGGTGGATCCGGGACAACGAAGTAACCATGTGCATGAAATGCAAGGAACCCTTCAATGCACTGACGAGGAGGAGGCACCACTGCCGAGCATGTGGACAT gtgGTTTGCTGGAAATGTTCTGATTACAAAGCACATCTGGAATATGATGGCAATAAATTGAACAAAGTCTGTAAGGACTGCTATCATGTTATAATTGGTTGTACAGAcagtgaagaaaagaagaggaagggcATCTTGGAG ATTGAATCTGCAGAAGTCTCTGGAAATAGTGTCATATGTAGCTTTCTTCAGTACATGGAGAAGTCCAAGCCCTGGCAGAAAGCATGGTGTGTCATACCCAAACAGGAGGCCCTTGTGCTCTACATGTACGGTGCTCCACAG GATGTTAAAGCTCTGGCTACAATTCCTCTTCTGGGCTATACAGTGGATGACACTCCAAAAAGTGCTGACCTCCCCCACAGCTTCAAACTGACCCAGTCCAAGTCTGtgcacagctttgctgcagaCAATGAGGAACTGAAACAGAAGTGGCTAAAAGTTATTCATTTAGCTGTCAAAGGTGAGACACCAGAATGTCAAAATGAACTGCAAGTGAATTTAGAAGAGCAGCCTGAATCTTCTAAAAAATCTGAATGCTGA